The following proteins are co-located in the Candidatus Deferrimicrobiaceae bacterium genome:
- a CDS encoding argininosuccinate synthase yields the protein MKKLDKVVLAYSGGLDTSVILRWLIETYGCEVIAFVADLGQGDELAPVKVKAKKTGASKVYVENVQDEFVRDFIFPSLQANAVYEGAYLLGTSIARPLIAKKQIEIARKENCKAVSHGATGKGNDQVRFELTYFSLMPDVTIVAPWREWDMRSRTDLVNYAKKWGIPTPVTVEKPYSSDRNLMHISYEGGILEDVWAEPPESMFTLTVSPQKAPDKPTYVEVSFVDGIPTAVNGKKMGPAKLLSALNALGGANGIGRLDLVENRYVGMKSRGVYETPGGTILHAAHRGIESITLDREVMHFRDSLIPKFAELVYNGYWYTPEMDLLKTMIVKSQENVTGTVRLKLYKGNCSVAGRKSPLSLYRADFATFEKESVYNQADATGFIKINALRLRIRSMLAAKKG from the coding sequence ATGAAGAAACTCGACAAGGTCGTGCTCGCCTATTCCGGAGGGCTCGACACCTCCGTCATCCTGCGTTGGCTGATCGAGACCTATGGCTGCGAAGTCATCGCATTCGTGGCGGATCTCGGGCAGGGCGACGAGCTTGCCCCCGTCAAGGTCAAGGCAAAGAAGACCGGGGCCTCCAAGGTTTACGTCGAGAACGTCCAGGATGAATTCGTCCGCGACTTCATCTTCCCGTCGCTGCAGGCCAACGCGGTCTACGAAGGCGCCTACCTTCTGGGGACATCCATTGCGCGGCCGCTGATCGCCAAGAAGCAGATCGAGATCGCCCGCAAGGAAAACTGCAAGGCGGTTTCCCACGGGGCCACCGGCAAGGGGAACGACCAGGTCCGCTTCGAGCTGACCTATTTCTCCCTGATGCCCGACGTCACCATCGTCGCGCCCTGGCGCGAGTGGGACATGCGTTCCCGCACCGACCTCGTCAACTACGCCAAGAAGTGGGGCATTCCCACGCCCGTCACGGTCGAGAAGCCGTATTCGAGCGACCGCAACCTGATGCACATCAGCTACGAAGGCGGCATCCTCGAGGACGTCTGGGCAGAGCCCCCCGAAAGCATGTTCACGCTGACCGTTTCGCCCCAGAAGGCGCCCGACAAGCCGACCTACGTCGAGGTCTCCTTCGTCGACGGCATCCCCACCGCCGTCAACGGCAAGAAGATGGGGCCAGCGAAGCTGCTTTCCGCGCTCAACGCGCTGGGCGGCGCCAACGGCATCGGCCGCCTCGACCTGGTAGAAAACCGCTACGTAGGCATGAAGTCTCGCGGCGTGTACGAGACCCCCGGCGGCACGATCCTCCATGCGGCGCATCGCGGCATTGAGTCGATTACGCTCGACCGCGAGGTCATGCATTTCCGGGATTCGCTCATCCCCAAGTTCGCCGAGCTCGTCTACAACGGCTACTGGTACACGCCCGAGATGGATCTGCTCAAGACCATGATCGTCAAGAGCCAGGAAAACGTCACCGGCACGGTCCGCCTCAAGCTCTACAAGGGCAACTGCTCGGTCGCAGGGCGCAAGAGCCCGCTGTCGCTCTATCGCGCCGACTTCGCCACTTTCGAGAAGGAGTCGGTCTACAACCAGGCCGACGCCACCGGCTTCATCAAGATCAACGCGCTGCGTCTCCGCATCCGTTCGATGCTGGCGGCCAAGAAGGGCTGA
- the argF gene encoding ornithine carbamoyltransferase: protein MKKDFLRILDLTDRELLGLLDLADAWKKRGSGRRVPTPLKGKTLVMVFQKSSTRTRVSFEVGMARLGGHAVFLSPNDSQIGRGEPVKDTARVLARYADAIMVRTFAHVVIEEIAAHSRVPVINGLTDDHHPCQILADLQTARERGKDIRKMTVAFIGDGNNVANSWVEAAHLLGFRLRVACPKGFEPNAEVIAEAETIGRGDVRIVRDPAEAAIGADLLYTDVWTSMGQESEQKRRIKAFKGYCIDAGLLFAAKKNAIVMHCLPAHRGEEITDEVIEGPQSAVFDEAENRLHAQMAILDTLIAH, encoded by the coding sequence TTGAAAAAGGATTTTCTCCGGATACTCGACCTGACCGACCGGGAGCTGCTGGGTCTGCTCGACCTTGCCGACGCATGGAAAAAGCGGGGCAGCGGTCGACGCGTCCCGACACCGCTCAAGGGAAAGACGCTGGTCATGGTCTTCCAGAAATCGTCCACCCGGACCCGGGTTTCCTTCGAAGTCGGGATGGCGCGGCTGGGAGGGCACGCGGTCTTCCTGTCCCCGAACGACAGCCAGATCGGGCGAGGGGAGCCGGTGAAGGACACCGCCCGGGTGCTGGCGCGCTACGCCGACGCCATCATGGTCCGGACCTTCGCGCACGTCGTCATCGAGGAGATCGCGGCCCATTCGCGCGTTCCGGTGATCAACGGCCTGACCGACGACCACCACCCTTGCCAGATACTCGCCGACCTCCAGACGGCCCGCGAGCGCGGCAAGGACATCCGGAAAATGACGGTCGCCTTCATCGGCGACGGGAACAACGTCGCCAACTCCTGGGTCGAGGCGGCGCACCTGCTCGGATTCAGGCTTCGGGTCGCCTGCCCCAAGGGATTCGAGCCCAACGCCGAGGTGATCGCCGAAGCCGAGACGATCGGGCGCGGCGACGTGCGTATCGTGCGCGATCCGGCCGAGGCGGCCATCGGGGCCGACCTGCTCTACACCGACGTGTGGACCAGCATGGGGCAGGAATCGGAGCAGAAGCGTCGCATCAAGGCCTTCAAGGGCTATTGCATCGATGCCGGCCTGCTTTTCGCTGCGAAGAAGAACGCGATCGTCATGCATTGCCTTCCCGCCCATCGCGGGGAGGAAATCACCGATGAGGTGATCGAGGGGCCGCAGTCCGCCGTGTTCGACGAGGCCGAAAACCGCCTCCACGCGCAGATGGCCATTCTCGACACGCTCATCGCACATTGA
- a CDS encoding aspartate aminotransferase family protein, producing MSNASIVELTARYQMSNYSRFPIAIMRGDGVRLFDADGREYLDFLGGIAVTVLGHANPEVARAISTQAASLVHVSNLFHVPAQSEAAALLSRATTGGKVFFCNSGSEANEAAIKLSRKWSVDRGRTDAFEIVAIDGSFHGRTYGSLSATGQPKFHEGFTPMLPGFRVVPFGDLAALEAALTDKTCALMVEPMQGEIGVRMHPAGWYEAAARLCRERGILLIADEIQTGIGRTGDFLASKHFGVTPDIVTLAKGIANGLPLGAVVARDEVAASFGPGSHGSTFGGNPVCCSAAKVVLETVCAPEFLDEVRRKGVRLSDGLRSLASRRTDIVEVRGMGLMIAAVMTGEAKPISNRCLENGFIVNATGNVLRFLPALTVTDAEIDRALVLLEQSLPGEGRR from the coding sequence ATGAGCAACGCGTCGATCGTCGAACTGACCGCCAGATACCAGATGTCCAACTATTCCCGCTTTCCCATTGCGATCATGCGGGGAGACGGCGTCCGTCTTTTCGACGCCGACGGCCGGGAATACCTCGATTTCCTCGGAGGCATCGCGGTCACGGTGCTGGGCCATGCCAACCCGGAGGTGGCGCGGGCGATCTCCACGCAAGCCGCCTCCCTGGTGCACGTGTCCAATCTGTTTCACGTCCCGGCCCAATCCGAGGCCGCCGCGCTGCTATCCAGGGCGACGACCGGCGGGAAGGTCTTCTTCTGCAACAGCGGAAGCGAGGCGAACGAGGCCGCGATCAAACTGTCGCGCAAATGGTCCGTCGACCGCGGCCGGACCGACGCCTTCGAGATCGTCGCCATCGACGGCTCTTTCCACGGGCGCACCTACGGCAGCCTTTCCGCCACCGGCCAGCCCAAGTTCCACGAGGGGTTCACCCCGATGCTGCCCGGCTTCCGCGTCGTCCCGTTTGGCGACCTGGCCGCGCTCGAGGCCGCGCTCACAGACAAGACGTGTGCCCTCATGGTCGAGCCGATGCAAGGCGAGATCGGCGTCCGGATGCATCCGGCGGGTTGGTACGAAGCCGCCGCGCGCCTTTGCCGCGAGCGGGGCATCCTGCTCATCGCCGACGAGATCCAGACGGGGATCGGGCGCACGGGTGATTTTCTCGCATCGAAGCACTTCGGAGTGACGCCCGACATCGTCACGCTGGCCAAGGGAATCGCCAACGGCCTTCCGCTCGGCGCCGTCGTCGCCCGCGACGAGGTCGCCGCGTCCTTCGGCCCCGGCAGCCACGGAAGCACGTTCGGCGGGAACCCGGTCTGCTGCTCGGCCGCAAAAGTCGTCCTCGAGACGGTTTGCGCCCCCGAATTCCTCGACGAGGTCCGGCGAAAGGGCGTGCGGCTATCCGACGGCCTCCGGTCGCTTGCCTCCCGCCGGACCGACATCGTCGAAGTCCGCGGGATGGGGCTCATGATCGCCGCCGTCATGACCGGCGAGGCGAAGCCGATCTCGAATCGCTGCCTCGAGAACGGCTTCATCGTCAACGCCACGGGCAACGTGCTCCGTTTCCTGCCGGCGCTGACCGTGACCGACGCCGAGATCGACCGGGCGCTGGTTCTGCTCGAGCAGTCGCTGCCCGGGGAGGGACGCCGTTGA
- the argB gene encoding acetylglutamate kinase yields the protein MRGYIQKAETLIEALPYIREFAGKTVVVKYGGAAMKDEARIASFAEDIVLLQFVGIRPVIVHGGGPQIDRLLERLSIPTERRAGLRVTTPEAMEVVEMVLGGIVNKQITALINRFGGRAVGLSGKDASLIRACRYDLPDAEGKPLDLGEVGLVESVDVSVISTLEGGGFMPVIAPIGVGPEGQAYNINGDTAAAGIAGALKAEKFILLTDVPGVLDGNKELVSTMTESAARAMIAEGIIHGGMIPKVECGLDALADGVNKVHIIDGRVPHSVLLEIFTDAGIGTEITRS from the coding sequence TTGCGGGGATATATCCAGAAGGCCGAAACGCTGATCGAGGCGCTTCCGTACATTCGCGAGTTCGCGGGCAAGACCGTGGTGGTCAAGTACGGCGGGGCGGCGATGAAGGACGAGGCGCGCATCGCCTCGTTCGCCGAAGATATCGTGCTGCTTCAGTTCGTCGGAATCCGGCCCGTCATCGTCCACGGCGGCGGCCCCCAGATCGACCGGCTGCTCGAGCGCCTGTCAATCCCGACCGAACGCCGCGCGGGACTGCGCGTCACGACCCCCGAAGCCATGGAAGTGGTCGAGATGGTGCTCGGGGGCATCGTCAACAAGCAGATCACCGCGCTGATCAACCGGTTCGGCGGGCGCGCCGTCGGTCTTTCGGGGAAGGATGCCTCCCTGATCCGGGCATGCCGGTACGACCTGCCTGACGCCGAGGGAAAGCCGCTCGACCTGGGCGAAGTCGGGCTCGTCGAATCGGTCGACGTCTCGGTGATCTCCACGCTCGAGGGGGGCGGCTTCATGCCCGTCATCGCGCCCATCGGCGTGGGGCCGGAAGGGCAGGCCTACAACATCAACGGCGACACGGCGGCGGCCGGTATCGCCGGAGCACTCAAGGCCGAGAAGTTCATCCTGTTGACCGACGTCCCGGGTGTCCTCGACGGGAATAAAGAGCTGGTTTCCACGATGACCGAAAGCGCGGCGCGTGCGATGATTGCCGAAGGGATCATCCACGGCGGCATGATCCCCAAGGTCGAGTGCGGGCTCGATGCGCTGGCCGACGGCGTCAACAAGGTCCACATCATCGACGGGCGCGTCCCCCACAGCGTCCTGCTCGAAATCTTCACCGATGCCGGCATCGGCACCGAGATCACCCGTTCGTGA
- the hslU gene encoding ATP-dependent protease ATPase subunit HslU, whose protein sequence is MPVPAPLSPREIVTELDRYIVGQRNAKRAVAIALRNRWRRQQVPEPLRDEIAPKNIIMVGPTGVGKTEIARRLARLAQAPFLKVEASKFTEVGYVGRDVESIIRDLVEIAVHMVRAEAMEAVSGKAHEHAEDRLLDLLLPPGPAVVTPGEAGTPPVPAPSDSRERMREMLRAGKLSERMVEVDVREGAASTIDIIGVTGGGSVEGLEGNIQEMLGNLFPRKTHRRKVRVPEALSLLEAEEAARMVDMDQVRKRAIERTEQSGIVFLDEIDKIAGRESGQGPDVSRQGVQRDLLPIVEGSNVNTKHGMVRTDHILFVAAGAFHMSKPSDLIPELQGRFPIRVELDTLVKEDFIRILTEPDGALTRQYEAMLATEGVRLTFTPESIERIADMACEVNDRTENIGARRLHTIMEKLLEELLFSASEIKGQEIVIQRPYVDEKLSDIVRDVDLSRYIL, encoded by the coding sequence ATGCCTGTGCCGGCTCCGCTGTCCCCTCGCGAGATCGTGACCGAGCTCGACCGCTACATCGTCGGCCAGCGCAACGCCAAGCGCGCCGTGGCCATCGCCCTTCGGAACCGATGGCGGCGTCAGCAGGTACCCGAGCCGTTGCGCGACGAGATCGCGCCGAAGAACATCATCATGGTGGGGCCGACCGGCGTCGGGAAGACCGAGATCGCCCGCAGGCTCGCGCGGCTTGCCCAGGCGCCCTTCCTCAAGGTCGAGGCCTCCAAGTTCACCGAGGTCGGCTACGTCGGGCGCGACGTCGAGTCGATCATCCGCGACCTGGTCGAGATCGCTGTCCACATGGTCCGGGCCGAAGCGATGGAGGCCGTATCCGGCAAGGCGCACGAGCACGCCGAAGATCGATTGCTCGACCTGCTGCTGCCTCCGGGCCCGGCTGTCGTCACGCCCGGGGAAGCCGGGACGCCTCCCGTTCCTGCCCCTTCCGATTCCCGCGAACGCATGCGGGAAATGCTTCGAGCGGGGAAACTGTCCGAACGGATGGTCGAGGTCGATGTGCGCGAGGGCGCCGCGTCGACGATCGACATCATCGGCGTCACGGGCGGCGGGAGCGTCGAGGGGCTCGAAGGCAACATCCAGGAGATGCTGGGCAACCTCTTCCCCCGGAAGACGCACCGACGGAAGGTTCGTGTTCCGGAGGCTCTCTCGCTGCTCGAAGCCGAAGAGGCCGCTCGCATGGTCGACATGGACCAGGTCCGGAAGCGGGCGATCGAGCGTACCGAGCAGAGCGGCATCGTGTTCCTCGACGAGATCGACAAGATCGCCGGGCGCGAATCGGGGCAAGGTCCCGACGTTTCGCGCCAGGGGGTCCAGAGGGACCTGCTCCCGATCGTCGAGGGCAGCAACGTCAACACGAAGCACGGCATGGTCCGCACCGATCACATCCTCTTCGTGGCGGCCGGCGCATTCCACATGAGCAAACCGTCCGACCTGATCCCCGAGCTCCAGGGGCGTTTCCCGATCCGGGTCGAGCTCGACACGCTCGTTAAAGAAGATTTCATCCGCATCCTGACCGAGCCCGACGGAGCGCTGACGCGCCAGTACGAGGCGATGCTCGCGACCGAAGGGGTACGTCTGACCTTCACGCCCGAATCGATCGAGCGGATCGCCGACATGGCATGCGAGGTCAACGACCGGACCGAGAACATCGGCGCCCGGCGGCTCCACACGATCATGGAAAAGCTGCTCGAGGAACTGCTGTTCAGCGCGTCCGAAATCAAGGGGCAGGAGATCGTCATCCAGCGGCCCTATGTCGACGAGAAGCTTTCCGACATCGTCCGGGATGTCGACCTCAGCCGGTATATCCTTTAA